The Sporosarcina sp. Te-1 DNA window CTGTACGAGACTTGATACCGCCTGGGTGGTTCGAGTGGCGATAGTAAATTTTGTCGTGTAGTTTGTTTCCAGTAAGTTGAATCTTTTCAGCGTTGATGATGATTACGTGATCACCTGTGTCAACGTGTGGTGTGAACGTCGGTTTATGTTTACCGCGTAAGATCGCTGCAACTTCAGATGCAAGACGTCCAAGCGTCTGGCCTTCAGCGTCGACAACGAGCCATTTACGCTCTACTTCGTGACCTTTAGCCATGAATGTTGTACGCATGTATTGTTCCTCCTAATGAATGTCAAAATTGTTCCGTTTTCTCTATCCCTAAACACAAATAAACTTTCCGGGGCTTATTGTGGGGTTATTGAAATACCATTTATCATCTTATAATGTTTACCACTTTAAGTCAAGCATTTTTGTGAAAACACCAGGAAAAGTTGGCTCACTTGTCATATGTCACGTGAACAAGGTATAAACCGTGAGCTGGCGCGGTTTTACCTGCCTTTTTACGGTCTTTCGCCTCCAAGATCGCCTGGATGTCGGCTGGCTCGTTCCAGCCGATTCCGACAGCGAGGAGCATCCCTGCGATGGTTCTCACCATATTGTATAAAAATCCGTCGCCTTCGACTGTCATGATCAATTCCTCACCCTGCTCTTCAAGGGTCAGCATGCGAATGGTCCGCACTTTACTGGCGGTTGCTGTTTTGGTAGAGCAAAAACTTGTAAAGTCATGCGTTCCCATGAAATACTTTGCTGCTTCCCGCATCAGGCCGATGTCTGGATTCCATTTCCCTAAATGAACAGAATAATTTCGCTCAAACGGACTATGGACTTCACTTTTTGACCACTTGAACATATAGGTCTTTCCTGTAGCTGAATAACGCGCATGGAAATCATCATCGACGAACTCCACAGCCTCGGCCCGGATGTCTTTCGGCAAATACACATTGAGCGCCATTTTCCAGCGTTCCAGCGATAGATCGAGCGGCGTGTCAAAATGAATAACTTGTCCAAGCGCATGCACGCCTGCATCTGTCCGTCCGCTCGCTACTGAAAAGATGGAAGAATCCTTATGGAGCTTCCGTAGTCCTTTATCGATTTCCGATTGCACCGTGCGCATCTTC harbors:
- the truA gene encoding tRNA pseudouridine(38-40) synthase TruA: MKRVKAVISYDGTNFAGYQFQPKMRTVQSEIDKGLRKLHKDSSIFSVASGRTDAGVHALGQVIHFDTPLDLSLERWKMALNVYLPKDIRAEAVEFVDDDFHARYSATGKTYMFKWSKSEVHSPFERNYSVHLGKWNPDIGLMREAAKYFMGTHDFTSFCSTKTATASKVRTIRMLTLEEQGEELIMTVEGDGFLYNMVRTIAGMLLAVGIGWNEPADIQAILEAKDRKKAGKTAPAHGLYLVHVTYDK
- the rplM gene encoding 50S ribosomal protein L13, producing the protein MRTTFMAKGHEVERKWLVVDAEGQTLGRLASEVAAILRGKHKPTFTPHVDTGDHVIIINAEKIQLTGNKLHDKIYYRHSNHPGGIKSRTALEMRTNYPTKMLELAIKGMLPKGPLGRQTIKKLHVYAGAEHPHTAQKPEAYELRG